From a single Nicotiana tomentosiformis chromosome 2, ASM39032v3, whole genome shotgun sequence genomic region:
- the LOC138905160 gene encoding uncharacterized protein has translation MDTFSGNYFNLNIDLISFVLIPYIEPSIRYKIKECITSVHQVYGCTITKRKAFLGHKRAFEIVYGNWDKSFASLSRYMVALKHFNPRTVVEWKLERSLGISEHIFRYVFWAFKPVIDGFVHCRPVISVDDTHVYGKYDIKSLIDVAVDANGSIFPLVFSICTNESQETWTLFLNHLNEHVVRHRSGIYLIYDRHGGILSSVQNLHAWQEPYAYHCYCVTHLKANFQRAYPNKDLYDLMWMTPTDHQECKFRRRMKLIRLLKSARGLPVIAMVWMSFKQMAERFAERSRGFVATRYVDKEYSVDAYLNTYSGQLQPVGAEHYWPSEPFKMVCNEDYVRQLQVQKRTRIRNQIDIGNTVYTRKCGICSQTGHNRHKCPSSGLGSGGNLAPGDSSSNAPNYQG, from the exons atggacacattcagtgggaattaTTTTAACTTGAATATTGACTTGATTTCTTTTGTGTTGATTCCATACATTGAaccgtccataaggtacaagatcaaagagtgtataacatctgtccaccaggtatatgggtgtaccattaccaaaagaaaggcatttctcgggcacaaacgtgcgtttgaaattgtttatggtaactgggataagtcctttgcatctCTATCCAGGTACATGGTCGCATTGAAACACTTTAACCCcaggactgttgttgaatggaagcttgagagGAGTCTGGGAATATCGGAAcacatattcagatatgtgttctgggcatttaaaccagtcattgatggttttgtgcattgtcggccggtaatatccGTAGACGACACTCATGTTTATGGAAAGTACGATATTAAGTCATTGATCGatgttgcagtagatgctaatggaagtatatttcccctagTATTTTCTATTTGtaccaatgaaagccaagagacgtggacattgTTTTTAAACCACTTGAATGAGCACGTTGTCAGACATCGTTCAGGTATTTATCTAATATATGATCGGCAtggcggtattttaagttctgtacagaatttgcatgcatggcaggaaccgtatgcctaccactgtTACTGTGTTAcgcacttgaaggccaacttccagaGGGCTTATCCTAACAAGGACTTgtatgatttaatgtggatgactccaacagatcaccaagagtgtaaattcaggaggcgaatgAAATTGATCAG attattgaagtctgcacgtggattgccaGTCATTGCCATGGTgtggatgtcattcaagcagatggcagagaggtttgctgaaagatctagag gtttcgtggcaacgaggtacgttgataaagaatatagtgttgatgcatacttaaacacctatagtggacagttgcagccagtgggtgcggAGCATTATTGGCCGtcagaaccatttaaaatggtgtgcaATGAGGATTATGTGCGCCAACtacaagtgcaaaaaagaacgcgtATAAGGAATCAAATAGATATTGGTAATACCGTTTATACGCGTAAATGTGGCATATGTTCCCAAACAGGACACAACCGCCATAAATGTCCTTCATCTGGTTTGGGAAGCGGTGGTAATTTAGCACCAGGTGACAGTTCATCCAATGCgcccaattatcaaggataa